In Dehalococcoidia bacterium, a single window of DNA contains:
- a CDS encoding acetyl-CoA decarbonylase/synthase complex subunit delta — translation MPLPDATERWTMAINEVTIGAGPDDGGTRKSTVRVGGEKALPYMHFEGPTPNRTVVAMEVWDCPPADWAPSLVDALGDVVNSPAEWAKACEEKFGAEMICLTLKGAHPEFGDASPDDSAAVVKSVLAATGLPLIIWGCDHDEKDNLVLPKCSQAAAGERCLIGTIKDDNYKTLTAACLADGHNLIGESPIDINIAKQVNILASDMGFPLERMVMFPSTGALGYGIEYVYSIQERGRLAALGGDKMMAMPVICQVGQEAWRAKEAKATAEEFPQWGNETDRGALWEMTTAVTLLQAGADIIVMRHPKAVAATKKVIAQLMKD, via the coding sequence GATGGCAATCAATGAGGTGACTATCGGCGCCGGCCCCGATGACGGCGGCACCCGGAAGTCGACGGTAAGGGTAGGAGGCGAGAAGGCCCTCCCTTACATGCACTTCGAGGGGCCCACGCCCAACCGCACCGTCGTCGCCATGGAAGTCTGGGACTGCCCGCCCGCGGACTGGGCGCCTTCGCTCGTCGACGCGCTTGGCGACGTCGTCAACTCACCCGCCGAGTGGGCGAAAGCCTGCGAAGAGAAGTTCGGCGCAGAGATGATCTGCCTGACGCTGAAGGGCGCCCACCCCGAATTCGGCGACGCCTCACCGGACGATTCCGCCGCCGTCGTGAAGTCGGTCCTCGCGGCCACCGGCCTGCCCCTCATCATCTGGGGCTGTGATCACGACGAGAAGGACAACCTGGTCTTGCCGAAGTGCAGCCAGGCGGCCGCCGGCGAACGCTGCCTCATCGGGACGATCAAGGACGACAACTACAAGACACTCACGGCCGCCTGCCTGGCAGACGGACACAACCTCATCGGCGAAAGCCCGATCGACATCAACATAGCCAAGCAGGTCAACATCCTCGCCTCCGATATGGGGTTCCCCCTGGAGCGCATGGTCATGTTCCCGTCCACCGGCGCCCTCGGCTACGGCATCGAGTACGTCTACTCGATTCAGGAGCGGGGCCGTCTCGCCGCGCTGGGCGGCGACAAGATGATGGCGATGCCGGTCATCTGCCAGGTCGGCCAGGAGGCGTGGCGGGCCAAGGAGGCGAAGGCGACGGCCGAGGAATTCCCCCAGTGGGGCAACGAGACCGACCGCGGCGCGCTTTGGGAGATGACGACGGCGGTTACCTTGCTCCAGGCCGGCGCCGACATAATCGTAATGCGGCACCCCAAGGCGGTCGCCGCAACGAAGAAGGTGATCGCGCAACTGATGAAGGACTGA